The following coding sequences lie in one Microbacterium sp. XT11 genomic window:
- a CDS encoding helix-turn-helix domain-containing protein, translating into MRFNLERSTDFGTLAAARREALGLTQAQLAAQAGVTRDWLARFETGAPNVTLSRVMRVYRALELEILAQGDGPI; encoded by the coding sequence ATGAGGTTCAATCTGGAGCGCAGCACCGACTTCGGCACCCTCGCCGCAGCCCGGCGTGAAGCGCTAGGCCTCACACAGGCACAGCTCGCGGCCCAAGCGGGCGTCACTCGGGACTGGCTCGCGCGTTTCGAAACCGGTGCGCCGAACGTCACCCTCTCCCGTGTCATGCGGGTGTACCGGGCCCTGGAACTGGAGATCTTGGCACAGGGAGACGGGCCGATATGA
- a CDS encoding HipA domain-containing protein: MNERLAVFLDGRRIGTLAQTQQGSVTFSYMPDYWGNRGVTPLSLSLPLVVPNHKNRPTRAFLQGLLPDSAARLEELGREFGVSPRNPFALLAHMGSDAAGAVQILPEGDDSSDAAVRQGDVSELDESEFAAIVADVIANRDTWGRRDNASVRWSLPGAQPKVALFRTDEGRWAIPNDSTPTTHIIKPAVPPYSDHHINEFMTMAAARWLGLDVADDFVVTTERGDHAFVSVRYDRRKTGERWERLHQEDLCQAMSIPPEKKYQAEGGPGIATIAQLFASLPHHEDRRLNARRFFDAIVFNVAALGTDAHAKNYSLLLSADRATLAPLYDLGSHTPYPIRGSGLPRLAMSVEGEYRATGITPIALARAGRRLGLDEGEAHDRAVSILRRVVEAYRVAAELARDALGDHEFIDRMLQGIGEYTAQRSM; encoded by the coding sequence ATGAATGAACGACTCGCTGTCTTCCTTGACGGACGACGTATCGGAACTCTGGCTCAGACGCAGCAGGGAAGCGTCACCTTCTCGTACATGCCGGACTACTGGGGCAACCGCGGCGTCACCCCGCTGTCCCTATCGCTTCCGCTGGTTGTGCCGAACCACAAGAACCGTCCGACGCGCGCGTTCCTCCAGGGCCTCCTGCCGGACAGTGCGGCGCGGCTCGAGGAGCTCGGACGGGAATTCGGAGTATCGCCGCGTAATCCGTTCGCGCTCCTCGCTCACATGGGGAGTGATGCGGCGGGAGCAGTGCAGATCTTGCCGGAAGGCGACGACAGCTCCGACGCGGCGGTGAGGCAGGGCGACGTATCAGAACTCGACGAGTCCGAGTTCGCCGCCATCGTCGCCGACGTGATCGCAAACCGCGATACCTGGGGCCGCCGCGATAACGCAAGTGTGCGGTGGAGCCTTCCTGGTGCTCAACCAAAGGTCGCGCTTTTCCGCACAGACGAAGGACGCTGGGCCATACCCAACGACTCCACGCCGACGACGCACATCATCAAACCTGCCGTACCGCCGTACTCCGATCATCACATCAATGAGTTCATGACCATGGCTGCGGCGCGGTGGCTGGGTCTCGATGTAGCCGACGACTTCGTCGTCACTACAGAGAGAGGAGATCATGCGTTTGTCTCGGTGAGATACGACCGACGCAAGACAGGTGAGCGCTGGGAACGTCTGCATCAGGAAGACCTGTGTCAGGCGATGTCCATCCCGCCTGAGAAGAAGTACCAGGCCGAAGGAGGGCCAGGCATCGCAACGATCGCGCAACTGTTCGCCTCGTTGCCTCACCACGAGGACCGTCGGCTAAACGCGAGAAGATTCTTCGACGCCATCGTTTTCAACGTCGCCGCTCTGGGAACCGATGCCCATGCGAAGAACTACTCGCTGCTTCTGAGTGCCGACCGCGCAACCTTGGCGCCGCTGTACGATCTGGGCAGCCACACGCCCTACCCGATTCGCGGTTCGGGGTTGCCTCGCCTCGCGATGTCGGTCGAAGGCGAATATCGCGCAACAGGGATAACCCCGATCGCGCTCGCGCGGGCGGGGCGTCGTCTTGGCCTCGATGAAGGCGAAGCGCACGACCGGGCCGTCAGCATCCTCCGTCGGGTGGTCGAGGCATATCGCGTTGCAGCGGAACTCGCGCGTGACGCGCTCGGCGACCATGAGTTCATCGACCGTATGCTGCAAGGGATTGGTGAATACACGGCCCAACGGTCGATGTAA